From a single Hevea brasiliensis isolate MT/VB/25A 57/8 unplaced genomic scaffold, ASM3005281v1 Scaf1, whole genome shotgun sequence genomic region:
- the LOC110635028 gene encoding uncharacterized protein LOC110635028, producing MIMSLEVEHRRIYTNGIWMHIAEKGQGPLILLIHGFPELWSCWVHQINNLSAHGYHVVAPDMRGYGDSDCPQDPSSYTLFHTVGDLIGLLDELGQEQAFVIGHDWGAEIAWHLCLFRPDRVKALVNLGVPYRPRSPQFKPSHYFTKYGRGFYISQFQEPGGAENSFSKYDSVTILKKFLLINAPDLLAAPPGVEIIDFLETPSLLPPWITEEELQFSASKFQKTGFTGALNYYRAMDLNWELLGAWQGAKITVPTKLIIGDKDLGFVSFGTKDYINGEIFKSFVPNLEVVVIDGHHFIQQEKAEQVSNEILSFFSKKPKM from the exons ATGATCATGAGTCTTGAAGTAGAGCACAGAAGGATCTACACTAATGGAATATGGATGCACATAGCAGAGAAAGGCCAAGGACCTCTTATTCTCCTTATTCATGGCTTTCCTGAGCTATGGTCTTGCTGGGTTCATCAGATTAATAACTTGTCGGCACATGGTTATCATGTGGTTGCACCTGATATGCGAGGCTATGGAGACTCTGACTGTCCTCAGGATCCTTCCTCCTATACTCTTTTCCATACAGTTGGAGACTTGATTGGCCTTCTTGATGAGCTTGGACAAGAACag GCATTTGTGATAGGACATGACTGGGGTGCAGAAATTGCATGGCACCTTTGCCTTTTCAGGCCAGATAGAGTAAAGGCTCTCGTTAACTTAGGCGTCCCTTATCGGCCACGTTCCCCACAGTTCAAACCTTCTCACTACTTCACTAAATATGGACGAGGCTTCTACATCTCCCAGTTCCAG GAGCCTGGAGGAGCAGAAAATTCTTTCTCCAAGTATGACTCGGTGACAATTCTGAAGAAGTTTCTGTTGATCAATGCTCCTGATCTTCTAGCAGCACCTCCAGGGGTTGAGATTATAGATTTTCTCGAGACCCCATCTTTGTTGCCTCCATGGATTACTGAAGAAGAGCTCCAATTTTCTGCTAGCAagtttcagaaaactggtttcacaGGGGCCCTGAACTATTACCGTGCTATGGACTT GAACTGGGAGCTTCTTGGGGCATGGCAGGGAGCTAAAATTACAGTGCCTACAAAATTGATAATTGGTGACAAGGATTTGGGGTTTGTATCATTTGGGACAAAGGACTACATTAATGGAGAAATATTCAAGAGCTTTGTACCTAACCTTGAAGTGGTTGTCATTGATGGGCACCATTTTATCCAGCAGGAGAAAGCTGAACAAGTTTCTAATGAAATTTTATCCTTTTTTAGCAAGAAACCAAAGATGTGA